From one Streptomyces sp. NBC_01478 genomic stretch:
- a CDS encoding Gfo/Idh/MocA family protein, translating to MSGPGREPLRIGVLGAARITEQSLIGPARTTGHRLVAVAARDRSRAEAYAAAHRVERVADSYADLIADPEVEVVYNPLANGLHGPWNLAALAAGKHVLSEKPSASNAEEAVEVREAAAKAGTVFMEAFHYLFHPVTRRLHELLASGELGELRHVETLVAIPAPPDTDPRWSLDLAGGAVMDLGCYSLHAQRMLAPWAGGAPRPVSARGGEHAGAPGVDEWLDADLAFPSGATGSARCHMAYDELVMSCRIIGSRGEAFAPNFVLPHLDDRVVVRTTDGERTERLGRRSSYTYQLEAFAARLREGAPLPMGPDDAVATMTLIDEAYRAAGFAPRPRVSVLR from the coding sequence ATGAGCGGTCCGGGCCGGGAACCACTGCGCATCGGAGTACTGGGAGCGGCTCGGATCACCGAGCAGTCCCTGATCGGTCCCGCCCGGACGACCGGCCACCGCCTTGTCGCCGTGGCCGCGCGGGACCGGTCCAGGGCGGAGGCGTACGCCGCCGCGCACCGCGTCGAGCGGGTCGCGGACTCGTACGCCGACCTGATCGCCGACCCCGAGGTGGAGGTCGTCTACAACCCGCTCGCCAACGGTCTGCACGGGCCGTGGAACCTCGCCGCGCTCGCGGCGGGCAAGCACGTCCTGTCGGAAAAGCCGTCGGCGAGCAACGCGGAGGAGGCGGTCGAGGTGAGGGAGGCCGCCGCCAAGGCCGGAACGGTCTTCATGGAGGCCTTCCACTACCTCTTCCACCCGGTCACCCGGCGTCTGCACGAGCTGCTGGCCTCCGGTGAACTCGGCGAGCTGCGGCACGTCGAGACGCTCGTCGCGATCCCGGCCCCGCCGGACACCGACCCGCGCTGGTCGCTGGACCTGGCCGGCGGCGCCGTGATGGACCTGGGCTGCTACAGCCTGCACGCCCAGCGCATGCTGGCCCCCTGGGCGGGCGGCGCGCCCCGACCGGTCTCGGCCCGCGGCGGCGAACACGCGGGCGCACCGGGCGTCGACGAGTGGCTGGACGCCGACCTCGCCTTCCCGAGCGGCGCCACGGGCTCCGCCCGCTGTCACATGGCGTACGACGAGCTGGTGATGAGCTGCCGGATCATCGGCAGCCGGGGCGAGGCGTTCGCGCCGAACTTCGTCCTCCCCCACCTGGACGACCGGGTGGTGGTCCGCACGACGGACGGCGAACGCACGGAGCGGCTGGGCCGACGGTCGTCGTACACCTATCAACTGGAGGCGTTCGCCGCCCGGTTGAGGGAGGGCGCGCCTCTTCCCATGGGTCCGGACGACGCGGTGGCGACGATGACACTGATCGACGAGGCCTACCGGGCGGCGGGATTCGCGCCGAGGCCGCGGGTGTCGGTGCTGCGGTAG
- a CDS encoding helix-turn-helix domain-containing protein gives MTTVEQSPALAPLRQARERFLSGRPLPDDVPDEVLAAWRRARFFGVRHDLDGPVHEPELPAESPLLEAARPVLERIAPVLGRSGLLLTDERLRVLWTTGEVPGDDRCRDLSEREVGHNSAALALRTRRRAEVHGPEHFLDVWQDVSAVSVPLLAPDSGQLLGTVTVASGLCAGCGPHPGAALAEAAATAVEAELLARSRTAERVLLDAYTRAAHGPDRAVVALDGRNRLISEAAVRLATPQVLAALEHASTSEEPYDVTLPADAGCTVGITPVRHEGRVLGIVAVLEARAAGVPRLDPRPALALAGGSVPWRHAVARAVELARVHEPLLLTGERGSGKTALARELLGGRVPLVADAAESPELGVKYSELADGRPLLLRHAERLAQPDVAALNSLLDEHPDVHLLVTYTPGTPPGPCFQRLLDTLAARSVTLPALRERPEDVRELLPVLAPRPVPGQPPLTWTLDALRALEEHPWPGNVTELAHVVRALAEHRRVTGPVRRAELPDPVREGPAARRLSPMEHAERTAILAALRRHGGNKARAAAALGIGRATLYRKLRGYQSGHG, from the coding sequence ATGACCACCGTGGAGCAGTCCCCCGCCCTCGCCCCGCTGCGCCAGGCGCGCGAGCGGTTCCTGAGCGGCCGCCCGTTGCCCGACGACGTCCCGGACGAGGTCCTCGCGGCCTGGCGCCGCGCCCGCTTCTTCGGCGTACGGCACGACCTCGATGGACCGGTCCACGAACCCGAACTCCCCGCGGAATCGCCCCTGTTGGAGGCTGCGCGGCCGGTGCTGGAGCGCATCGCGCCGGTACTCGGCCGCTCGGGGCTGCTCCTGACCGACGAGCGGCTGCGGGTGCTGTGGACCACGGGCGAGGTCCCCGGCGACGACCGCTGCCGGGATCTGTCCGAGCGGGAGGTGGGCCACAACAGCGCGGCCCTCGCCCTGCGCACCCGGCGCCGGGCCGAGGTACACGGCCCCGAGCACTTCCTCGACGTGTGGCAGGACGTGTCCGCGGTCAGCGTGCCCCTGCTCGCCCCGGATTCCGGGCAGTTGCTGGGCACGGTGACCGTCGCGTCCGGCCTGTGCGCCGGCTGCGGCCCGCATCCCGGGGCCGCCCTCGCCGAGGCGGCGGCCACGGCGGTGGAGGCGGAACTGCTGGCCCGCTCCCGCACCGCCGAACGGGTGCTCCTCGACGCCTACACCCGGGCCGCCCACGGCCCGGACCGCGCGGTCGTCGCCCTCGACGGCCGCAACCGCCTGATCAGCGAGGCCGCCGTCCGCCTCGCCACACCCCAGGTACTGGCCGCCCTGGAACACGCGAGCACGAGCGAGGAGCCGTACGACGTGACGCTCCCCGCCGACGCCGGGTGCACCGTCGGGATCACTCCCGTACGGCACGAGGGCCGCGTCCTCGGGATCGTCGCCGTGCTGGAAGCGCGCGCCGCCGGGGTGCCGCGGCTCGATCCGCGCCCCGCGCTGGCGCTCGCGGGCGGTTCGGTGCCCTGGCGGCACGCGGTCGCCAGGGCGGTGGAGCTGGCCCGGGTCCACGAGCCCCTGCTGCTGACCGGCGAACGCGGGAGCGGCAAGACCGCGCTGGCCCGTGAACTGCTCGGCGGGAGAGTGCCGTTGGTCGCCGACGCCGCCGAGTCGCCGGAACTCGGCGTGAAGTACAGCGAGTTGGCCGACGGCCGCCCACTGCTCCTGCGGCACGCCGAACGGCTCGCCCAGCCGGACGTCGCCGCGCTCAACTCCCTGCTCGACGAACACCCCGACGTCCATCTGCTGGTCACCTACACCCCCGGTACGCCTCCGGGCCCGTGCTTCCAGCGGTTGCTGGACACCTTGGCGGCCCGGTCGGTGACGCTGCCCGCGCTGCGTGAACGCCCGGAGGACGTACGGGAGTTGCTGCCGGTCCTGGCGCCCCGGCCGGTGCCGGGCCAGCCTCCGCTGACCTGGACCCTGGACGCGTTGCGCGCCCTGGAGGAGCATCCCTGGCCGGGGAACGTCACCGAACTCGCCCATGTGGTGCGGGCGTTGGCGGAACACCGGCGGGTCACCGGCCCGGTGCGGCGGGCCGAGCTGCCCGATCCCGTCCGGGAGGGTCCCGCGGCCCGGCGACTCAGCCCGATGGAGCACGCCGAACGCACCGCGATCCTGGCCGCGTTGCGCCGGCACGGCGGCAACAAGGCGCGGGCAGCGGCTGCGTTGGGGATCGGCCGGGCGACGCTGTACCGCAAGCTGCGCGGTTACCAGAGCGGACACGGCTGA
- a CDS encoding Gfo/Idh/MocA family protein, with amino-acid sequence MRIGILGLGRIGAFHAETLSGLDVVESLVVADPFAEAAKKAAERFGAEVADSPEAVLAAGVDGVVVAAATDAHPGLILAAVEAGIPVFCEKPVAKTMAEGVQVLKAVEGSSVPIQIGYNRRFDAGFVAARAAVQSGELGKLHTVRSTTLDPAPPPAAYIAASGGIFRDCSVHDFDIIRWVTGREVVEVYAVGGNRGAEYIKEAGDADTTGAILTLDDGTIAVVSNSRHNARGYDVRMEIHGFTDSIAVGLEDKLPLRSVEPGVTFPAGVPHDFFMDRFTAAYRAELTAFTEVVAGTRTSPCTVADALEAGWIADACTLSLHEHRPVTIQEVREA; translated from the coding sequence ATGCGCATCGGAATCCTCGGCCTCGGCCGCATCGGCGCCTTCCACGCCGAGACCCTCTCCGGACTCGACGTCGTCGAGTCCCTCGTCGTGGCCGACCCGTTCGCGGAGGCCGCGAAGAAGGCCGCCGAGCGGTTCGGCGCCGAGGTCGCGGACTCCCCCGAGGCCGTGCTGGCCGCCGGGGTCGACGGTGTCGTGGTGGCCGCGGCGACCGACGCCCACCCGGGCCTGATCCTGGCCGCCGTCGAGGCGGGCATCCCCGTCTTCTGCGAGAAGCCCGTCGCCAAGACGATGGCCGAGGGCGTCCAGGTCCTCAAGGCCGTCGAGGGCAGCAGCGTGCCGATCCAGATCGGCTACAACCGCCGCTTCGACGCCGGCTTCGTCGCCGCGCGCGCCGCCGTGCAGTCCGGCGAACTGGGCAAGCTGCACACCGTGCGCTCCACCACGCTGGACCCGGCGCCGCCGCCCGCCGCGTACATCGCCGCGTCCGGGGGCATCTTCCGCGACTGCTCCGTGCACGACTTCGACATCATCCGCTGGGTCACCGGCCGTGAGGTCGTCGAGGTGTACGCGGTCGGCGGCAACCGGGGCGCCGAGTACATCAAGGAGGCGGGCGACGCCGACACCACCGGCGCGATCCTCACCCTGGACGACGGCACCATCGCGGTGGTCTCCAACTCCCGCCACAACGCCCGGGGTTACGACGTCCGCATGGAGATCCACGGCTTCACGGACTCCATCGCGGTGGGCCTGGAGGACAAGCTGCCGCTGCGCTCCGTGGAGCCCGGCGTGACCTTCCCGGCGGGTGTCCCGCACGACTTCTTCATGGACCGCTTCACCGCCGCCTACCGCGCCGAACTCACCGCGTTCACCGAGGTCGTGGCCGGCACCCGCACCTCCCCCTGCACGGTCGCCGACGCGCTGGAGGCCGGCTGGATCGCGGACGCCTGCACCCTGTCGCTGCACGAGCACCGCCCCGTCACCATCCAGGAGGTACGCGAAGCATGA
- a CDS encoding SDR family oxidoreductase, with product MGLRLLEGKIVLVNGGSQGVGAAIVRAAVREGATVVFTGRRAEVGEKLAADTGARFVRADLADPAQARDSVVQAVETHGRVDCLVNAAGLTSRGSLLDTTPELFDQHMAINLKAPFFAMQAAVADMTARKAPGTIVNIGSNCAHGGPPHLAPYSTAKAGLAGLTRNAAHAHRFDRIRINTINIGWTDTEGEDATQRAFHGAGDDWREQAAARQPMGKLGQPDEIADFVVFLLSERSGVVTGSVIDWDQNVLGALD from the coding sequence ATGGGGCTTCGACTTCTCGAAGGCAAGATCGTCCTCGTCAACGGCGGCAGCCAGGGCGTGGGCGCCGCGATCGTGCGGGCGGCGGTGCGCGAGGGCGCGACCGTCGTCTTCACCGGCCGGCGTGCCGAGGTGGGCGAGAAGCTCGCCGCGGACACCGGCGCCCGCTTCGTGCGGGCGGACCTCGCCGATCCGGCCCAGGCGCGCGACAGCGTCGTACAGGCCGTCGAGACCCACGGCCGCGTCGACTGCCTCGTCAACGCGGCAGGGCTGACCTCACGCGGCTCACTGCTCGACACCACACCCGAACTGTTCGACCAGCACATGGCGATCAACCTCAAGGCCCCGTTCTTCGCCATGCAGGCGGCCGTCGCCGACATGACCGCCCGCAAGGCACCGGGCACGATCGTCAACATCGGCTCCAACTGCGCCCACGGCGGCCCGCCCCACCTCGCCCCCTACTCCACCGCCAAGGCCGGCCTGGCGGGCCTGACCCGCAACGCGGCGCACGCCCACCGCTTCGACCGGATCCGCATCAACACCATCAACATCGGCTGGACCGACACCGAGGGCGAGGACGCCACCCAGCGCGCCTTCCACGGCGCCGGGGACGACTGGCGCGAGCAGGCCGCCGCCCGTCAGCCGATGGGCAAGCTCGGCCAGCCGGACGAGATCGCCGACTTCGTGGTGTTCCTGCTGTCCGAGCGGTCCGGGGTGGTCACCGGTTCGGTGATCGACTGGGACCAGAACGTCCTGGGCGCCCTCGACTGA
- a CDS encoding intradiol ring-cleavage dioxygenase, which yields MTTDVTVTDEAVASLEGTADPRLRELLTGLIRHLHAFARETRLTQAEWERAIGFLTETGKMCTDTRQEFILLSDVLGLSMLVETINGDRASGSTESTVLGPFHMTESPVRELGANIDLVGGGEPCVVSGRIVSGDGTPLPGALLDVWQADGNGFYDVQRPDLQPPGNGRGLFTTDAEGRFWFRTCVPSPYPIPTDGPVGELLKATNRHPYRPAHIHFIASADGHTPVTTHIFVAGSDYLDSDAVFAVKQSLVEDFTPTDDPSLAREFGIENPFRHARFDLVLDRA from the coding sequence ATGACCACTGACGTCACCGTCACGGACGAGGCCGTCGCCAGTCTGGAGGGGACGGCCGATCCCCGCCTGCGTGAACTGCTGACCGGTCTGATCCGGCACCTCCACGCGTTCGCGCGGGAGACCCGCCTCACTCAGGCGGAGTGGGAGCGGGCGATCGGCTTCCTGACGGAGACCGGGAAGATGTGCACGGACACCCGGCAGGAGTTCATCCTCCTGTCGGACGTGCTCGGCCTGTCGATGCTGGTCGAGACGATCAACGGTGACCGGGCGTCCGGTTCCACCGAGTCGACGGTGCTCGGCCCCTTCCACATGACGGAGTCGCCGGTCCGCGAACTCGGCGCGAACATCGACCTGGTGGGCGGCGGCGAGCCGTGCGTGGTCAGCGGCCGGATCGTCTCCGGGGACGGCACCCCGCTCCCCGGCGCGCTCCTCGACGTGTGGCAGGCCGACGGCAACGGCTTCTACGACGTGCAGCGCCCGGACCTCCAACCCCCGGGCAACGGACGGGGGTTGTTCACCACGGACGCCGAGGGCCGCTTCTGGTTCCGCACCTGCGTACCGAGCCCGTACCCCATCCCGACGGACGGCCCGGTCGGCGAACTCCTCAAAGCCACCAACCGCCACCCCTACCGCCCCGCCCACATCCACTTCATCGCCTCGGCGGACGGCCACACCCCCGTCACCACCCACATCTTCGTCGCGGGCAGCGACTACCTCGACTCCGACGCCGTCTTCGCCGTCAAGCAGAGCCTCGTCGAGGACTTCACCCCGACCGACGACCCGTCCCTGGCACGGGAGTTCGGCATCGAGAACCCCTTCCGCCACGCCCGCTTCGACCTCGTACTGGACCGCGCGTGA
- a CDS encoding Gfo/Idh/MocA family protein, with product MNPRDPLGVAVVGTGKMGADHVRRIEDVVNGARVTAVVDVDAERAKRIASGVDGCTAYTDPAAAMAAADVDAVLIASPGPAHEAALLTAFEHDLPVLCEKPLTPDAASALRVLEAEVRLGHRRVQVGFMRRYDAEYMKLKSLLETGQLGRPLMLHNRHRNASSPPFFTSSMLISDSVAHETDATRWLLGHEITAVQVLRPRPSASAPDDLQDPQFVVFETDGGAIVDVEMFVNCGFGYQVQAEIVCERGTARIGDGHAMVTNMAGRWGGTIAQDFVERFADAYDREIQTWVDATRRGEVTGPSVWDGYAAAAVCEAGVRALEEGVRVEVELVERPDFYR from the coding sequence ATGAACCCGCGCGACCCGCTCGGAGTGGCAGTCGTCGGAACCGGAAAGATGGGGGCGGACCACGTCCGCCGCATCGAGGACGTGGTCAACGGAGCCCGGGTGACCGCCGTCGTGGACGTCGACGCCGAGCGCGCCAAACGGATCGCGTCCGGGGTCGACGGCTGCACCGCGTACACCGACCCGGCGGCCGCGATGGCGGCGGCCGACGTCGACGCGGTACTGATCGCCTCACCGGGCCCCGCCCACGAGGCGGCCCTGCTGACTGCCTTCGAGCACGACCTCCCGGTCCTGTGCGAGAAGCCGCTCACCCCCGACGCGGCTTCGGCGCTGCGCGTCCTGGAGGCCGAGGTGCGCCTCGGCCACCGCCGGGTCCAGGTCGGCTTCATGCGGCGCTACGACGCCGAGTACATGAAGCTCAAGTCCCTCCTGGAAACAGGCCAGTTGGGCCGACCCCTCATGCTCCACAACCGGCACCGCAACGCCTCCAGTCCGCCCTTCTTCACCAGCTCCATGCTGATCAGCGACTCCGTGGCCCACGAGACCGACGCGACCCGTTGGCTCCTCGGCCACGAGATCACGGCCGTCCAGGTGCTGCGCCCGCGCCCTTCGGCGAGCGCCCCGGACGACCTCCAGGACCCGCAGTTCGTCGTCTTCGAGACCGACGGCGGCGCGATCGTCGACGTCGAGATGTTCGTCAACTGCGGCTTCGGCTACCAGGTCCAGGCCGAGATCGTCTGCGAACGCGGCACCGCCCGCATCGGCGACGGCCACGCCATGGTCACCAACATGGCCGGCCGCTGGGGCGGCACCATCGCCCAGGACTTCGTGGAACGCTTCGCCGACGCCTACGACCGCGAGATCCAGACCTGGGTCGACGCCACCCGGCGCGGCGAGGTCACCGGCCCGAGCGTGTGGGACGGGTACGCGGCGGCGGCCGTGTGCGAGGCGGGGGTACGGGCGTTGGAGGAGGGTGTGCGGGTGGAGGTCGAGTTGGTGGAGCGGCCCGACTTCTATCGCTAG
- a CDS encoding phytanoyl-CoA dioxygenase family protein, protein MSFTSAERRAWLTEQDCDLDAFRALVEQPTDLAGFPYASSVERNVLVYDSERLRKSLAAGERREVQAELVRAFAEGPGIVVLQGAFPDAAVVDRATEVFEALIAEQRASGAGAGDHFAKPGANDRVWNALEKAALYDPEAFADYYANDMLALVSVAWLGPGYQVTSQINVVHPGGAAQTVHRDYHLGFLTNEVAADYPTHVHRLSPVLTLQGAVAHCDMPVESGPTMYLPHSQKFEPGYLAWRLPEFQAYFESHYIQLPLAKGDAAFFNPALFHAAGTNRTADVRRMANLLQVSSAFGRAMETVDREAVTNAVFPVLLRRKAEGVGEEWLDTVVAASAEGYAFPTNLDNDPPVEGLAPPSQADVVRRAVREGWDPQALRGELRAGAERHES, encoded by the coding sequence ATGTCCTTCACATCAGCAGAACGCCGCGCCTGGCTCACCGAGCAGGACTGCGACCTCGACGCCTTCCGCGCGCTGGTCGAGCAGCCGACCGACCTGGCCGGCTTCCCCTACGCGTCCTCGGTCGAGCGGAACGTCCTCGTCTACGACAGCGAGCGGCTCCGTAAGTCCCTGGCGGCCGGCGAGCGCCGCGAGGTGCAGGCCGAGCTGGTGCGGGCGTTCGCCGAGGGCCCCGGCATCGTGGTCCTTCAGGGTGCCTTCCCGGACGCGGCGGTGGTGGACCGTGCGACCGAGGTGTTCGAGGCCCTGATCGCCGAGCAGCGCGCGTCGGGCGCGGGCGCCGGGGACCACTTCGCGAAGCCGGGGGCCAACGACCGGGTGTGGAACGCGCTGGAGAAGGCCGCGCTCTACGACCCGGAGGCGTTCGCCGACTACTACGCGAACGACATGCTGGCGCTGGTGTCGGTCGCCTGGCTCGGCCCCGGTTACCAGGTCACCTCGCAGATCAACGTGGTCCACCCGGGCGGCGCCGCGCAGACCGTGCACCGCGACTACCACCTCGGGTTCCTCACGAACGAGGTCGCCGCGGACTACCCGACGCACGTGCACCGGCTCTCCCCCGTGCTCACGCTCCAAGGCGCGGTCGCGCACTGCGACATGCCGGTCGAGTCGGGGCCGACGATGTACCTGCCGCACTCGCAGAAGTTCGAGCCGGGCTATCTGGCGTGGCGACTCCCGGAATTCCAGGCCTACTTCGAGTCCCACTACATCCAACTCCCGCTCGCCAAGGGCGATGCCGCGTTCTTCAACCCCGCGCTGTTCCACGCGGCCGGCACCAACCGCACGGCGGACGTCCGGCGCATGGCCAACCTGCTCCAGGTGTCGTCCGCGTTCGGGCGAGCGATGGAGACGGTGGACCGCGAGGCCGTCACCAACGCGGTGTTCCCGGTCCTGCTCCGGCGCAAGGCCGAGGGCGTGGGCGAGGAGTGGCTCGACACGGTCGTCGCGGCCAGTGCCGAGGGCTACGCCTTCCCCACCAACCTCGACAACGACCCGCCGGTGGAAGGTCTGGCCCCGCCCTCGCAGGCCGACGTCGTTCGGCGCGCGGTGCGTGAGGGCTGGGACCCCCAGGCACTCCGCGGTGAGCTGCGCGCCGGTGCCGAGCGGCACGAGAGCTGA
- a CDS encoding LacI family DNA-binding transcriptional regulator, producing the protein MGHPFPIREIARQAGLSEATVDRVLNGRGGVRESTEREVRQAIADLDRQRTQVRLVGRTFMIDIVMQTPERFSTAVRVALEAELPDLHPAVVRSRFHFRETAPVKELVGTLDRIVRRGSQGVILKAPDVPEITAAVGRLVAAGIPVVTLVTDLPASARLAYVGIDNRAAGATAAYLMGQWLGDRPGNVLTSLSSGFFRNEEEREMGFRSTMRARYPERALVEITEGHGLDATQYELVRAALKRDPDIRAVYSIGGGNIATLRAFADLGRECAVFVAHDLDHDNTRLLHEQQLSAVLHHDLRQDVREACRIVMRAHDALPPAGPTLPSAIQVVTPYNLPMAPTR; encoded by the coding sequence GTGGGCCACCCCTTCCCGATCCGCGAAATCGCACGTCAGGCGGGTCTCAGCGAGGCCACCGTGGACCGGGTTCTGAACGGCAGGGGCGGTGTGCGGGAGAGCACCGAGCGTGAGGTGCGCCAGGCCATCGCCGATCTCGACCGGCAGCGCACCCAGGTCAGGCTCGTCGGCCGGACGTTCATGATCGACATCGTGATGCAGACGCCGGAGCGGTTCTCCACCGCCGTACGGGTGGCATTGGAGGCCGAGCTGCCCGACCTGCACCCGGCCGTCGTGCGCTCCCGCTTCCACTTCCGGGAGACCGCGCCGGTGAAGGAGCTGGTCGGGACCCTGGACAGGATCGTGCGGCGCGGCTCGCAGGGCGTCATCCTCAAGGCGCCGGACGTCCCCGAGATCACCGCGGCCGTGGGCCGGCTCGTCGCCGCCGGGATCCCGGTCGTCACCCTGGTCACCGACCTGCCCGCGAGCGCCCGGCTGGCCTACGTCGGCATCGACAACCGGGCGGCGGGCGCGACGGCCGCCTACCTGATGGGCCAGTGGCTCGGCGACCGCCCCGGCAACGTCCTCACCAGCCTGAGCAGCGGTTTCTTCCGCAACGAGGAAGAACGCGAGATGGGCTTCCGCAGCACCATGCGCGCCCGCTACCCGGAACGGGCCCTCGTCGAGATCACCGAGGGTCACGGCCTGGACGCCACCCAGTACGAGCTCGTCCGGGCCGCCCTGAAGCGCGACCCGGACATCCGCGCGGTCTACTCGATCGGCGGCGGCAACATTGCGACCCTCCGCGCCTTCGCGGACCTGGGCCGCGAGTGCGCCGTGTTCGTCGCGCACGACCTCGACCACGACAACACCCGACTGCTGCACGAGCAGCAACTGTCCGCCGTCCTCCACCACGACCTGCGCCAGGACGTCCGCGAGGCCTGCCGCATCGTCATGCGCGCACACGACGCGCTGCCGCCCGCGGGCCCGACCCTGCCGTCCGCGATCCAGGTCGTCACGCCCTACAACTTGCCTATGGCGCCCACGCGTTGA
- a CDS encoding cupin domain-containing protein, producing the protein MTHSFVVRIPDAELEAEPLDPAQIVSGTPEVTGKVVWESEDGRQVRGIWQITPGVVTDTEADELFVVISGSATIEVEGGETLTVGPGDMAVLREGDRTTWTVHETLRKAYAINL; encoded by the coding sequence ATGACGCACAGTTTCGTTGTCCGCATCCCCGACGCCGAGCTCGAAGCCGAGCCGCTCGACCCGGCGCAGATCGTCTCCGGTACGCCCGAGGTCACCGGGAAGGTCGTGTGGGAGTCCGAGGACGGGCGGCAGGTCCGGGGGATCTGGCAGATCACGCCGGGCGTGGTCACCGACACCGAGGCGGACGAGCTGTTCGTCGTGATCAGCGGTTCGGCGACCATCGAGGTCGAGGGCGGGGAGACGCTGACGGTCGGTCCCGGGGACATGGCCGTGCTGCGCGAGGGCGACCGTACGACGTGGACGGTGCACGAGACGCTGCGCAAGGCGTACGCCATCAATCTGTGA
- a CDS encoding FAD-dependent oxidoreductase, with amino-acid sequence MHVVETDVLIVGSGPAGASAALALSTYGVPNIVVTRYSRLTRTPRAHITNQRTMEVLRDLGVEGEVLAQATPQNLMGDTTFCTSLAGEELGRIRSWGNEPLVQAAHDLASPTRMCDMPQHLMEPVLVDAALARGSNVRFSTVYKSFVQDEDGVTVTVEDRLRGDEYRIRAKYLIGADGGRSRIAEDAGLPMGGQMGVAGSINIVFDADLSKYTAHRPSTLYWVLAPGATVGGIGAGLVRCVKPWNEWLIVWGYDVSAGAPDLTEEYALSVVRQLVGDDDIPVTIKSSSAWTVNEMYAETYVNGRVLCAGDAVHRHPPSNGLGSNTSIQDSYNLAWKLKLVLDGTATPKLLDTYDAERAPVGKQIVTRANKSIGETAPIFEALDGLSPQTPEQLWANIDARKDATADAAKQRAALREAIAFKVYEFNAHGVDLNQRYSAESSTAVVPDGTPDPGFDRDPELYHQPSSRPGAKLPHAWITSGTRTVSTLDTVGKGRFALLTGIGGDAWVRAAQAHPLDIATVVIGPGQEYDDPYGDWARLSEVSDGGALLVRPDGYVAFRHADAAENAEQLLTDALRRILGHG; translated from the coding sequence GTGCACGTTGTCGAGACCGACGTACTGATCGTGGGCAGCGGCCCGGCCGGCGCCTCCGCCGCGCTGGCGCTGAGCACCTACGGCGTCCCCAACATCGTCGTCACGCGCTACTCGCGCCTCACCAGGACGCCCCGCGCGCACATCACCAACCAGCGCACCATGGAGGTCCTGCGCGACCTCGGCGTCGAGGGCGAGGTGCTGGCCCAGGCGACACCGCAGAACTTGATGGGCGACACCACGTTCTGCACCAGCCTGGCCGGCGAGGAGCTGGGCCGGATCCGCTCCTGGGGCAACGAGCCGCTCGTGCAGGCCGCCCACGACCTGGCCAGCCCGACCCGCATGTGCGACATGCCCCAGCACCTGATGGAACCGGTGCTCGTCGACGCGGCGCTCGCACGCGGCTCCAACGTCCGCTTCAGCACGGTCTACAAGTCCTTCGTCCAGGACGAGGACGGCGTCACGGTCACCGTCGAGGACCGGCTGCGCGGCGACGAGTACCGGATCCGCGCCAAGTACCTGATCGGCGCCGACGGCGGCCGTTCCCGGATCGCCGAGGACGCGGGGCTGCCGATGGGCGGCCAGATGGGGGTCGCGGGCAGCATCAACATCGTCTTCGACGCGGACCTGAGCAAGTACACCGCGCACCGCCCCTCCACCCTCTACTGGGTGCTTGCCCCCGGCGCCACCGTCGGCGGCATCGGCGCGGGACTGGTGCGCTGCGTCAAACCCTGGAACGAGTGGCTGATCGTGTGGGGCTACGACGTGAGCGCCGGCGCCCCCGACCTCACCGAGGAGTACGCGCTGTCCGTCGTACGGCAGTTGGTCGGCGACGACGACATCCCGGTGACCATCAAGTCGTCCTCGGCGTGGACGGTCAACGAGATGTACGCCGAGACCTACGTCAACGGGCGGGTCCTGTGCGCCGGTGACGCCGTGCACCGCCACCCGCCGTCCAACGGCCTCGGCTCCAACACCTCGATCCAGGACTCCTACAACCTGGCCTGGAAGCTCAAGCTGGTCCTCGACGGCACCGCCACGCCGAAGCTGCTCGACACCTACGACGCCGAACGCGCGCCGGTCGGCAAGCAGATCGTCACCCGCGCCAACAAGTCCATCGGCGAGACCGCCCCGATCTTCGAGGCGCTCGACGGGCTCTCCCCGCAGACCCCCGAGCAGTTGTGGGCCAACATCGACGCCCGCAAGGACGCCACCGCGGACGCGGCCAAGCAGCGGGCCGCGCTGCGCGAGGCGATCGCCTTCAAGGTCTACGAGTTCAACGCGCACGGCGTCGACCTCAACCAGCGCTATTCCGCCGAGAGTTCGACCGCGGTCGTCCCCGACGGCACGCCCGACCCCGGCTTCGACCGCGACCCCGAGCTGTACCACCAGCCCAGCTCCCGCCCCGGCGCCAAGCTCCCGCACGCCTGGATCACTTCGGGTACCCGCACGGTCTCGACCCTCGACACGGTCGGCAAGGGCCGCTTCGCCCTCCTCACCGGCATCGGCGGCGACGCCTGGGTGCGCGCGGCGCAGGCGCACCCCCTGGACATCGCCACGGTCGTGATCGGCCCCGGCCAGGAGTACGACGACCCGTACGGCGACTGGGCCCGCCTGAGCGAGGTGTCCGACGGGGGCGCGCTCCTCGTACGACCCGACGGCTATGTCGCCTTCCGCCACGCCGACGCGGCCGAGAACGCCGAACAGTTGCTCACGGACGCGCTGCGACGCATCCTCGGGCACGGCTGA